A single Vidua chalybeata isolate OUT-0048 chromosome 20, bVidCha1 merged haplotype, whole genome shotgun sequence DNA region contains:
- the SEPTIN4 gene encoding septin-4 isoform X2: MIKRFLKEDSDEAELTQFLRDCPPADSSRKVEAPESQREPGHPLGSVARVPPDEASDERDARIFSRSRPSDFQQHIAAPPPPSPNRPRSPWGQLDPYDSSEDDKEYVGFATLPNQVHRKSVKKGFDFTLMVAGESGLGKSTLVNSLFLTDMYRDRKLLNAEERITQTVEITKHVVDIEEKGVKLRLTIVDTPGFGDAVNNTECWKPVADYIDQQFEQYFRDESGLNRKNIQDNRVHCCIYFISPFGHGLRPLDVEFMRALHQRVNIVPVLAKADTLTPAEVERMKNKIREEIDHYGIRIYQFPECDSDEDEEFKLQDQALKESIPFAVIGSNTVVEAKGRRVRGRLYPWGIVEVENPSHCDFVKLRTMLVRTHMQDLKDVTRETHYENYRTQCIQSMTRMVVKERNRNKLTRESGTDFPIPVIPPVPDVETEKLIREKDEELRRMQEMLQKIQKQMKDSH; encoded by the exons GGATTGCCCACCAGCTGACAGCTCCAGGAAGGTGGAGGCCCCGGAGAGCCAGCGGGAGCCTGGCCACCCCTTGGGCAGCGTGGCCAGGGTCCCCCCAGACGAAGCCAGTGACGAGAGGGACGCCAGGATTTTCTCCCGCTCCCGGCCCTCAGATTTCCAGCAGCACATTgccgcccccccgccccccagcCCCAACCGTCCGCGgagcccctggggacagctggacCCCTATGACTCCTCCGAG GATGACAAGGAGTACGTGGGCTTTGCCACGCTGCCCAACCAGGTGCATCGCAAGTCTGTGAAGAAGGGCTTTGACTTCACCCTCATGGTGGCAG GGGAATCTGGGCTGGGCAAGTCCACCCTGGTCAACAGCCTCTTCCTGACGGACATGTACAGGGACCGCAAGCTGCTCAACGCTGAAG AGCGCATCACGCAGACGGTGGAGATCACCAAGCACGTGGTGGACATTGAGGAGAAGGGGGTCAAGCTGCGCCTGACCATCGTGGACACGCCAGGCTTCGGGGACGCTGTCAACAACACCGAGTG ctggaagcCGGTGGCCGACTACATTGACCAGCAGTTCGAGCAGTATTTCCGTGACGAAAGCGGCCTCAACCGGAAAAACATCCAGGACAACCGAGTGCACTGCTGCATCTACTTCATCTCACCCTTTGGCCACGG GCTCCGGCCCCTGGACGTGGAGTTCATGAGAGCTCTGCACCAGCGCGTGAACATCGTGCCCgtgctggccaaggctgacACCCTGACCCCTGCCGAGGTGGAGCGCATGAAGAACAAG ATCCGGGAGGAGATCGATCACTACGGCATCCGCATCTACCAATTCCCTGAGTGCGACTCGGACGAGGATGAGGAGTTCAAGCTGCAAGACCAGGCACTGAAG GAGAGCATCCCCTTCGCCGTCATCGGCAGCAACACGGTGGTGGAGGCCAAGGGCCGGCGCGTCCGCGGGCGCCTCTACCCCTGGGGCATCGTGGAAG TGGAGAACCCGTCCCACTGCGACTTCGTGAAGCTGCGGACGATGCTGGTGAGGACGCACATGCAGGACCTGAAGGACGTGACGCGGGAGACGCACTACGAGAACTACCGCACGCAGTGCATCCAGAGCATGACCCGCATGGTGGTCAAGGAGCGGAACCGCAA caAGCTGACCCGGGAGAGCGGGACAGACTTCCCCATCCCCGTGATCCCCCCGGTGCCAGACGTGGAGACGGAGAAGCTCATCCgggagaaggatgaggag CTGCGGCGGATGCAGGAGATGCTCCAGAAGATCCAGAAGCAGATGAAGGACTCGCATTAg
- the SBDS gene encoding ribosome maturation protein SBDS, with product MSIFTPTNQIRLTNVAVVRARRAGKRFEIACYRNKVMGWRSGAEKDLDEVLQTHTVFVNVSKGQVAKKEDLVKAFGTDDQTEICKMILSKGELQVSDKERHTQLEQMFRDIATIVADKCVNPETKRPYTVILIERAMKDIHYSVKPNKSTKQQALEVIRQLKETMQIERAHMRLRFILPAKEGKKLKEKLKPLIKVTESEDFQEHLEIVCLIDPGCFREIDELIRSETKGKGSLEVLSLKDVEEGDEKLE from the exons ATGTCCATCTTCACCCCCACCAACCAGATCCGCCTCACTAATGTGGCCGTGGTGCGGGCACGGCGCGCCGGGAAGCGCTTCGAGATCGCCTGCTACCGCAACAAAGTCATGGGCTGGCGCAGCGGAGC GGAGAAAGATCTTGACGAGGTCCTGCAGACACACACAGTGTTTGTCAATGTCTCCAAAGGCCAGGTGGCAAAGAAGGAAGATCTGGTTAAAGCATTTGGGACAGATGACCAGACAGAAATCTGTAAGATG attttatcCAAAGGGGAGCTGCAGGTGTCAGACAAGGAGCGGCACACACAGCTGGAGCAGATGTTCCGAGACATCGCCACCATCGTGGCTGACAAGTGTGTGAACCCCGAGACCAAGCGGCCCTACACAGTGATCCTTATCGAAAGGGCCATGAAGGACATCCACTACTCTGTCAAACCCAACAAGAGCACAAAGCAGCAG GCCCTGGAAGTGATCAGGCAGCTGAAGGAGACCATGCAGATTGAACGTGCTCACATGAGGCTGAGGTTTATCCTGCCAGCAAAAGAAGGCAAGAAGCTGAAAGAGAAGCTCAAGCCACTGATTAAAGTTACTGAGAGTGAAGACTTCCAGGAACACCTGGAAATA GTGTGCCTTATTGACCCAGGCTGCTTCAGGGAGATCGACGAGCTGATCCGCAGTGAGACAAAAGGGAAaggatccctggaagtgctcagtCTGAAGGATGTGGAGGAAGGAGATGAAAAGCTTGAATAA
- the CCDC183 gene encoding coiled-coil domain-containing protein 183 produces the protein MVGLGMEAPGSTWGHKADLSQRSQEMRVLVGLQEQGRKIFAQSCEEKLRQNRELLPSLQMALQEDSSILEFVLKYNKLPIKDAFGEGQELVSATESLEVVIKKIEAKVHDQVKVCDMLLHQLKQWSQARDERQRHLQDLQDAETDPKWQEPQLQTIRQLGNDIEKMLMKIHSGEIMTNLYLRLQEVLRRELVYLPRYLNLLSGMTVMYHEELTARTSLKANEVIKKLMGEAGPQVRVEKQLRDQSLAEQRKHIESLRRQEESERQQRQQAVSMLSAEQDLSSSETLVGADMEATMAKMQREAFVTDKMEKAKTALQCSCLWDIPSSIQAQRKSLGNLQQHIDECRERKKVLKKTLQELETKQAKLKFNQPDSTTRLREEELRENLKQEEARLEQMRAQMLKSQKRLIEFENIIDNLFLRLQGILIPGQEDSVAVVGLEEKLQHCEQKMQFLKEKVAARPEDSTDERSETFAKVRNLLEERTAGEAQNLKISFEDEEAMEDDTLDFDDEDHDYIPSREDIKKQGLQLIRMKTRRRKKK, from the exons ATGGTGGGCCTAGGGATGGAGGCCCCCGGCAGCACGTGGGGCCACAAGGCCGACCTGAGCCAGCGCAGCCAGGAGATGCGTGTCCTCGTGGGCCTGCAAG AGCAAGGCAGGAAGATTTTTGCTCAGTCCTGCGAGGAAAAGCTCCGGCAGaacagggagctgctccccagcctgcagaTGGCCTTGCAGGAGGACTCCAGTATCCTGGAATTTGTCCTAAAG TACAACAAACTCCCCATTAAGGATGCTTTCGGAGAGGGCCAGGAGCTCGTTTCAGCCACTGAGAGCCTGGAG GTGGTCATAAAGAAGATCGAGGCCAAAGTCCATGACCAGGTGAAGGTGTGTGACATGCTGCTGCACCAGCTGAAGCAGTGGAGCCAAGCCAGGGACGAGCGCCAGAGGCACCTGCAGGATCTGCAGGATGCTGAGACGGATCCTAAGTGGCAAGAGCCACAGTTGCAG ACCATTCGCCAGCTGGGCAATGACATCGAGAAGATGCTCATGAAAATTCACAGTGGAGAGATCATGACCAACCTGTacctgaggctgcaggaggtCCTGAGGAGG GAGCTGGTGTACCTGCCTCGATACCTAAACCTCCTGTCTGGGATGACTGTGATGTACCACGAGGAGCTCACAGCCCGGACTAGCCTCAAAGCCAACGAAGTCATCAAG AAACTCATGGGCGAGGCGGGACCCCAGGTCCGTGTGGAGAAGCAGCTCAGGGACCAGTCCCTGGCAGAGCAAAGGAAGCACATTGAGAGCCTCCGGCGCCAGGAGGAGAGCgaaaggcagcagaggcag CAAGCTGTGTCCatgctctctgcagagcaggaccTGAGCTCCTCAGAAACGTTGGTGG GTGCTGACATGGAGGCCACCATGGCCAAGATGCAGCGTGAGGCCTTTGTGACCGACAAGATGGAGAAGGCGAAGACTGCCCTGCAGTGTTCCTGCCTCTGG GACAtccccagcagcatccaggCACAGAGGAAATCCCTGGGgaacctgcagcagcacatcGATGAgtgcagggagaggaagaaggtGCTGAAGAAgaccctgcaggagctggagacaAAGCAGGCTAAACTGAAATTTAACCAGCCTGACAGCACCACCAG GCTGCgggaggaggagctgagggagaaCCTGAAGCAGGAAGAGGCCCGGCTGGAGCAGATGCGAGCCCAGATGTTGAAGAGCCAGAAGCGCCTGATTGAGTTTGAGAACATCATTGACAACCTGTTCCTCCGCCTGCAGGGCATCCTCATCCCTGGCCAG GAGGATTCTGTTGCAgtggtggggctggaggagaagctgcagcactgTGAGCAGAAGATGCAGTtcctgaaggagaaggtggcaGCTCGGCCTGAGGACAGCACTGATGAACGCAGCGAG ACTTTTGCCAAGGTCAGGAACCTTCTGGAGGAAAGAACTGCGGGTGAAGCACAGAACCTGAAGATTTCCTTTGAGGATGAAGAGGCTATGGAAGATG ACACCTTGGATTTTGATGATGAAGACCATGACTACATCCCCAGCCGGGAGGACATCAAaaagcaggggctgcagctgatCCGAATGAAGACCAGACGTCGCAAGAAGAAGTAG
- the SEPTIN4 gene encoding septin-4 isoform X1, producing the protein MATCPELQPGQEIKRFLKEDSDEAELTQFLRDCPPADSSRKVEAPESQREPGHPLGSVARVPPDEASDERDARIFSRSRPSDFQQHIAAPPPPSPNRPRSPWGQLDPYDSSEDDKEYVGFATLPNQVHRKSVKKGFDFTLMVAGESGLGKSTLVNSLFLTDMYRDRKLLNAEERITQTVEITKHVVDIEEKGVKLRLTIVDTPGFGDAVNNTECWKPVADYIDQQFEQYFRDESGLNRKNIQDNRVHCCIYFISPFGHGLRPLDVEFMRALHQRVNIVPVLAKADTLTPAEVERMKNKIREEIDHYGIRIYQFPECDSDEDEEFKLQDQALKESIPFAVIGSNTVVEAKGRRVRGRLYPWGIVEVENPSHCDFVKLRTMLVRTHMQDLKDVTRETHYENYRTQCIQSMTRMVVKERNRNKLTRESGTDFPIPVIPPVPDVETEKLIREKDEELRRMQEMLQKIQKQMKDSH; encoded by the exons GGATTGCCCACCAGCTGACAGCTCCAGGAAGGTGGAGGCCCCGGAGAGCCAGCGGGAGCCTGGCCACCCCTTGGGCAGCGTGGCCAGGGTCCCCCCAGACGAAGCCAGTGACGAGAGGGACGCCAGGATTTTCTCCCGCTCCCGGCCCTCAGATTTCCAGCAGCACATTgccgcccccccgccccccagcCCCAACCGTCCGCGgagcccctggggacagctggacCCCTATGACTCCTCCGAG GATGACAAGGAGTACGTGGGCTTTGCCACGCTGCCCAACCAGGTGCATCGCAAGTCTGTGAAGAAGGGCTTTGACTTCACCCTCATGGTGGCAG GGGAATCTGGGCTGGGCAAGTCCACCCTGGTCAACAGCCTCTTCCTGACGGACATGTACAGGGACCGCAAGCTGCTCAACGCTGAAG AGCGCATCACGCAGACGGTGGAGATCACCAAGCACGTGGTGGACATTGAGGAGAAGGGGGTCAAGCTGCGCCTGACCATCGTGGACACGCCAGGCTTCGGGGACGCTGTCAACAACACCGAGTG ctggaagcCGGTGGCCGACTACATTGACCAGCAGTTCGAGCAGTATTTCCGTGACGAAAGCGGCCTCAACCGGAAAAACATCCAGGACAACCGAGTGCACTGCTGCATCTACTTCATCTCACCCTTTGGCCACGG GCTCCGGCCCCTGGACGTGGAGTTCATGAGAGCTCTGCACCAGCGCGTGAACATCGTGCCCgtgctggccaaggctgacACCCTGACCCCTGCCGAGGTGGAGCGCATGAAGAACAAG ATCCGGGAGGAGATCGATCACTACGGCATCCGCATCTACCAATTCCCTGAGTGCGACTCGGACGAGGATGAGGAGTTCAAGCTGCAAGACCAGGCACTGAAG GAGAGCATCCCCTTCGCCGTCATCGGCAGCAACACGGTGGTGGAGGCCAAGGGCCGGCGCGTCCGCGGGCGCCTCTACCCCTGGGGCATCGTGGAAG TGGAGAACCCGTCCCACTGCGACTTCGTGAAGCTGCGGACGATGCTGGTGAGGACGCACATGCAGGACCTGAAGGACGTGACGCGGGAGACGCACTACGAGAACTACCGCACGCAGTGCATCCAGAGCATGACCCGCATGGTGGTCAAGGAGCGGAACCGCAA caAGCTGACCCGGGAGAGCGGGACAGACTTCCCCATCCCCGTGATCCCCCCGGTGCCAGACGTGGAGACGGAGAAGCTCATCCgggagaaggatgaggag CTGCGGCGGATGCAGGAGATGCTCCAGAAGATCCAGAAGCAGATGAAGGACTCGCATTAg